The DNA window GAAGCTCTGGGTAGGAGAGCGGGCGGATGTCGCGTCGATCACGGATCAGCTCTGGACAGACGAACCCCTGCTGAGTGGCCACGTCGGGCAGCGCGAGGCGGTCGTTCATGTTTCCTCGGAAGAGGGCGCCCCGATCAGTACTGTTCGCACGAACGAATCCGGCGCATTCCAGTTGCGCCTTCCTCCAGGTCGATACGCATTGCAGGCCCGAGGTTTCGACGGCACGGAAAAGCGCCGTGTCGTAGATCATCCGGGTCCAGAAGGGGCCGTGGAACTCGCGCTCGCACCTGCGACCCGCGTGCTCCTGCCGCAAGGTCAGCCGATGCGGCTCGTCTTCGTCGGAGAGAACGGCACGCCGACCCCCCGGTTTGGCGCGGATCAATTCGGTCTGGCCGTGGACGGCAGCCCGATCCCGGCAAGCCTCGAGACGAACGATATCTCGCTTGCAGGTGTCCCCGGCGATCCGACGGAAGCGCTGTTGCAACCTGGAAGCTACAGGGTGCTTGCGGTCCTGGGGCCCGAGCATGGCCTCACGGAAACCCGAATTGAACTCGAGGCCGGTGAAGATATGAGCCTCGTCCTTGCAGCACCGTCGCGCTTGCTCGAAACGCCCGGCTGGATCTCCGCCGACCTTCACGTGCATTCCGGCTGGAGCTTCGATTCCGCCTTGCCCCAGGAGGGACAGCTGCGTGCTTTCGCAGCTGCAGCAGGAGAAATCCTGGTCGCCACCGAGCATGACCGGACCGTGGATCCGCGGCCTGCCATCCGGGCCCTGGGGCTCGCAGACCGGCTTCATGGGGTGACCGGCGTTGAAATAACAACAGCCTTCCGAGGCGCCGATACGCCCGCAACGAGTGGTCACGCCAATGTCTTTCCAATGCGAATGGAGAAGGCCGCCTATCGGGGCGGTGCCCCCCGGGCCGAAGGGCGTCGTTGGCGCGATATCTGGGCGGAGCTGCGCGAAACCGGAGCGCCGCTCCTCCAGCTCAATCACCCGCGCTCGAGCCTCAACCCGGAAGACGACGAATCCTATTTCAATCACCTCGGCATGGGGGCGGCCTACGACCCCGCCCAGCCGCTCGGCGCCGGCGACAATCGCGTGCTCAGCGAGCGCGGCGCGCACGGCCTACGAGATCTGGACTTCGATGCCATCGAACTCCTGAACGGTGACAACCATCCGGGCTATCTGCACGGGCGGGCCGACTGGTTCTCCTTTCTGCTCCAGGGCGAGAAGCGAACCGCGACCGCCAACAGCGATTCCCATCGGCTCGGCGTCCCGGTCGCCGTTCCGCGCAACTACGTCCGCCTGCCGGACGGACCGATCGAGGACAATGCGTTCGCCGAAGCCGTGCGAGCCGGGGCGTCGTGGGGCACGACCGGTCCGCTTCTCGATGTCCTCCTCGGTGCGGCTGGCCTGGGTGAGGTCCACCGCGGATCTGACGGAGAGCTGCGCGTGCGGGTCGATGCCGCACCGTGGGTTCCCGTCGTTGAGGCTCGGGTCTACGTGAATGGCGTGCTCGCCGAACGTCGGCCCCTGGAGGGCCCGTCAGAGCTGGTCTTCCCCCTCCATTTCCCCTCCGACGCCTTCGTCACCGTCGAGGTGGAAGGTGAGCCCAGCGATGCCTACGCCGCCGTCCTGCCGGGCTTCGTCCCCTTCGCTTTCACCAACCCGATCTACGTGGATTCCGATCGGGACGGGCGTTGGGCGGCACCGGGGCTGCCCTAGCCGCAGGGAGTGGGTAGGCTCCCTCTCCTATGAGCGAAAAACAGGACGAATCTCCTTTCTCCAATCCTCTCTTCCGGATGGCGGACCGCCTCTTCAAGGCCCGCACCATGCTGCTCCACGGCGAGATCACCTCTCAGGTGGCCCAGCAGGTGACCGCCCAACTGTTGGCTCTCGCCGCCGAAAGCGACGACCCGATCACCATTTTCCTCCACTCCGAGGGCGGACACGTCGAGGCCGGCGAT is part of the bacterium genome and encodes:
- a CDS encoding CehA/McbA family metallohydrolase: MRKLQLLLFFLLLPTVGHAQLIAEQLTASSYETLKVGGPDAVAGIGDWVLGNGSLCAAISDPVHESSLSNEGGVLIDLGHCGRNDDQWTTLQPLVNLSQSEIVTVSEVHAEVSDSAAKIITVGSRDGLEIESTYALDANERRSLAITTRITRREDGGRFFAYGTAVLHPSGALRAFTTNRRTPSHSVGFDHPGGDPASVLSMVSALVPADLIVWVGSGNMGPAISYGLDLIGSVRRDADGRERPAPGLSVTGESFTLIGAFPRPFWIGSDEDPGFLELAQSLFMDLEIGDSLVLERKLWVGERADVASITDQLWTDEPLLSGHVGQREAVVHVSSEEGAPISTVRTNESGAFQLRLPPGRYALQARGFDGTEKRRVVDHPGPEGAVELALAPATRVLLPQGQPMRLVFVGENGTPTPRFGADQFGLAVDGSPIPASLETNDISLAGVPGDPTEALLQPGSYRVLAVLGPEHGLTETRIELEAGEDMSLVLAAPSRLLETPGWISADLHVHSGWSFDSALPQEGQLRAFAAAAGEILVATEHDRTVDPRPAIRALGLADRLHGVTGVEITTAFRGADTPATSGHANVFPMRMEKAAYRGGAPRAEGRRWRDIWAELRETGAPLLQLNHPRSSLNPEDDESYFNHLGMGAAYDPAQPLGAGDNRVLSERGAHGLRDLDFDAIELLNGDNHPGYLHGRADWFSFLLQGEKRTATANSDSHRLGVPVAVPRNYVRLPDGPIEDNAFAEAVRAGASWGTTGPLLDVLLGAAGLGEVHRGSDGELRVRVDAAPWVPVVEARVYVNGVLAERRPLEGPSELVFPLHFPSDAFVTVEVEGEPSDAYAAVLPGFVPFAFTNPIYVDSDRDGRWAAPGLP